From a single Alkalihalophilus pseudofirmus genomic region:
- a CDS encoding FliA/WhiG family RNA polymerase sigma factor, producing the protein MARVSTNENQKIWDKWLTSRDLEACDELIRLYMPIVNYHVQRISVGLPKNVSKDDLTSHGMLGLYDALEKFNPNRDLKFDTYASFRVRGAIIDGLRKEDWLPRSMREKIKRVEACIQQLEQEFGRNVSAKEVGVKLDMPEEEVYQIMNEHYLSNLLSIDERTNDSDRSDSNNSASYSATLVDKQTKTPEESLMFEAVKEELIKGINRLSENEKLVISLFYFDELTLTEIGHILNLSTSRISQIHSKALFRMNQLINI; encoded by the coding sequence ATGGCACGTGTATCTACTAATGAAAATCAGAAAATTTGGGATAAGTGGTTAACAAGCCGAGACTTAGAGGCTTGTGATGAATTAATTCGTTTATACATGCCGATTGTGAACTATCATGTACAACGAATCTCTGTAGGCCTTCCTAAAAATGTCTCAAAAGACGATCTTACGAGCCATGGAATGTTAGGTTTATATGATGCGCTGGAAAAGTTCAATCCCAATCGAGATCTCAAATTTGATACATACGCATCGTTTCGTGTGCGTGGTGCGATTATAGATGGTTTGCGTAAAGAGGATTGGCTTCCGAGGTCGATGCGTGAAAAAATTAAACGGGTAGAAGCATGTATTCAGCAACTAGAACAAGAGTTTGGAAGAAATGTGAGTGCAAAAGAAGTTGGAGTTAAGTTAGACATGCCTGAAGAAGAAGTCTATCAAATCATGAATGAACACTATTTATCTAATTTATTATCAATCGATGAACGAACAAATGATTCCGACCGAAGCGATTCAAATAACAGTGCCTCTTATTCTGCAACGCTTGTTGACAAACAAACAAAAACACCTGAAGAAAGCCTTATGTTTGAAGCGGTGAAAGAGGAATTAATAAAAGGGATCAATCGCCTATCTGAAAATGAAAAGCTGGTTATTAGTCTATTCTATTTTGACGAGCTAACGTTAACTGAAATAGGCCATATTTTAAATTTATCGACATCAAGAATTTCGCAAATTCATTCAAAGGCACTTTTCAGGATGAATCAGCTCATCAACATATAA
- a CDS encoding chemotaxis protein CheD has product MSEVIKVGMADLKLAAPPNTIRTSGLGSCVGVVIYDEMTNISGMAHVMLPDSSQSKQVTLNTAKYADTAIKELFNKMIAEGARSYSLKAKMAGGAQMFTFQSGSDVMRIGPRNVEAVKLALKQLRIPVLASDVGGKSGRTIEFDPVTKKLHIRTVNQGTVAI; this is encoded by the coding sequence ATGAGTGAGGTAATCAAAGTGGGGATGGCAGATTTAAAGCTTGCCGCACCGCCCAATACAATACGCACCTCTGGATTAGGGTCTTGTGTAGGTGTGGTCATCTATGATGAAATGACAAACATTTCAGGCATGGCCCATGTGATGCTCCCTGATTCAAGTCAATCAAAACAAGTAACATTAAATACAGCGAAATATGCAGATACAGCGATTAAAGAATTGTTTAACAAAATGATCGCTGAAGGGGCACGATCTTACTCCCTTAAAGCCAAGATGGCGGGCGGTGCACAGATGTTTACCTTCCAAAGCGGCAGCGATGTGATGAGAATCGGACCAAGAAATGTAGAAGCAGTTAAGCTTGCATTAAAACAATTGAGGATCCCAGTATTGGCGAGTGATGTCGGGGGAAAAAGCGGTAGAACAATTGAGTTCGATCCTGTGACAAAAAAGTTACATATAAGAACCGTCAATCAGGGGACCGTGGCCATTTAG
- a CDS encoding chemotaxis protein CheC: protein MRDLNQLKPFHLDVLKEIGNIGAGHAATSLSTLLRRKIDMKVPNVRVVPLQDLPDQVGGAEAEVAAIFLRIEGDAPGSMFFLSEIDQAERLIRSLIEDEDFQLKQPPFDQIGLSALQEVGNILSGSYLSSLADFTKLNLQPTVPGLSIDMVGAVLNYGLMSISEVSDHALVIDTHITEADNESEETSGHFFLLPDPDSFQVIFKALGVDVDE, encoded by the coding sequence TTGAGAGATCTAAATCAGCTTAAGCCATTTCATTTAGATGTGTTAAAAGAAATTGGGAATATTGGGGCTGGTCATGCAGCTACTTCGCTTTCTACATTATTAAGACGCAAAATAGATATGAAGGTTCCTAATGTTAGAGTGGTTCCTCTGCAGGATTTACCTGATCAAGTTGGGGGAGCAGAGGCGGAGGTAGCTGCTATTTTTTTGCGGATTGAAGGCGATGCGCCAGGCAGCATGTTTTTTTTATCAGAGATCGACCAAGCCGAGCGCTTAATTCGATCACTTATTGAAGACGAGGATTTTCAATTAAAGCAGCCTCCGTTTGATCAAATTGGACTATCTGCTTTACAAGAAGTAGGAAATATCCTCTCAGGCTCTTATCTTTCATCGTTAGCAGACTTTACTAAACTTAATCTTCAGCCTACGGTACCTGGTTTGAGTATAGATATGGTCGGAGCAGTATTAAATTATGGTCTGATGTCAATCTCTGAAGTGAGTGACCATGCGCTTGTTATCGATACTCATATAACAGAAGCAGACAATGAGAGTGAAGAAACGTCAGGTCATTTCTTTCTATTGCCAGATCCTGACTCATTTCAGGTGATTTTTAAAGCTTTAGGGGTGGACGTGGATGAGTGA